A single window of Drosophila suzukii chromosome 3, CBGP_Dsuzu_IsoJpt1.0, whole genome shotgun sequence DNA harbors:
- the hiro gene encoding retinoid-inducible serine carboxypeptidase, whose protein sequence is MTGRVVIALLALLGIASLGSVDARKGYGSGEQDWGFVDVRTGAHMFYWLFYTTANVSSYTERPLAIWLQGGPGASSTGYGNFEELGPLKLDGSYRNWTWVKDMNVMFIDNPVGSGFSYVDGLSYYTTTNKQIALDLVELMKGFYKNHPEFKTVPLHIFCESYGGKMAPEFALELEYAIQRGEIESNFVSVALGDPWTSPIDSVLSWAPFLLQLGIVDQDGHDKIEASALKTKDYVDRERWTQATLQWSSTQSVVLRESKGVDFYNVETPTLGEQYSLMARAAMTPEELMYRTLVKFDVDEDRDQLLEDLMLGPVTEALGINTGVKWGAQSGTTFTRLMGDFMKPAVHIVGELLSNTTVKVGVFSGGLDLICATPGAVNWIADMEWTDKASYEATSRVGITVDRVLEGYEKTYGNFSMFWVNRAGHMVPADNPAAMSHILRHFTQFG, encoded by the exons ATGACTGGACGGGTTGTCATCGCTCTTTTGGCGCTGCTGGGTATTGCCAGCTTGGGTTCTGTTGACG CTCGAAAGGGCTATGGATCTGGGGAGCAGGATTGGGGTTTTGTAGATGTCCGGACTGGGGCCCACATGTTCTATTGGCTGTTCTACACCACCGCCAACGTTTCCAGCTACACGGAGCGTCCTCTGGCCATTTGGCTCCAAGGAGGTCCTGGAGCCTCCTCCACGGGATACGGAAACTTTGAGGAGTTGGGTCCTCTGAAGCTCGATGGCAGCTACCGGAACTGGACTTGGGTGAAGGACATGAACGTGATGTTCATCGACAACCCCGTGGGCAGTGGCTTCAGCTACGTGGACGGATTATCCTACTACACGACCACCAACAAGCAGATTGCCCTGGATCTGGTGGAGCTGATGAAGGGCTTCTACAAGAACCACCCGGAATTCAAGACAGTGCCGTTGCACATCTTTTGCGAGAGTTATGGCGGGAAGATGGCTCCCGAGTTCGCCCTTGAGCTGGAGTACGCCATCCAGCGTGGAGAGATCGAGAGTAACTTTGTTTCGGTGGCTCTGGGGGATCCTTGGACCTCGCCTATCGATTCTGTGCTGTCGTGGGCTCCCTTCCTGCTGCAGCTGGGAATCGTGGACCAGGATGGCCACGACAAGATTGAAGCTTCGGCCCTGAAGACGAAGGACTATGTGGACCGTGAGAGGTGGACACAGGCCACTCTGCAGTGGAGCTCCACCCAGTCGGTGGTGCTGCGCGAGTCCAAGGGCGTGGACTTCTATAATGTGGAGACCCCGACCCTCGGTGAACAGTACAGTTTGATGGCCCGAGCAGCCATGACTCCAGAGG AGCTCATGTATCGCACACTGGTGAAATTCGACGTGGACGAGGATCGGGACCAGTTGCTGGAGGATCTCATGCTCGGACCCGTCACCGAGGCCCTGGGTATCAACACCGGAGTCAAGTGGGGCGCCCAGAGCGGAACCACCTTCACCAGGCTGATGGGGGATTTCATGAAGCCTGCCGTGCATATTG TGGGTGAGCTGTTAAGCAACACCACCGTGAAAGTGGGTGTCTTTTCCGGAGGCCTTGACCTCATCTGCGCGACTCCGGGAGCCGTCAATTGGATAGCCGACATGGAATGGACCGACAAGGCATCGTACGAGGCCACTTCCCGCGTGGGAATCACCGTGGATCGAGTTTTAGAGGGTTACGAAAAGACCTATGGTAACTTCAGCATGTTCTGGGTTAATCGGGCTGGTCACATGGTCCCCGCTGATAACCCGGCTGCGATGTCGCACATCCTGCGACACTTCACCCAGTTTGGTTAA
- the LOC108013304 gene encoding retinoid-inducible serine carboxypeptidase, whose translation MSIWLVTLLAFFAALAQGKPGYGPGDQDWGFVDVRPGAHMFYWLYYTTANVSSYTERPLAIWLQGGPGASSTGYGNFEELGPVDLYGDWRSWTWVKDMNVLFIDNPVGSGFSYVDNTAHFTATNKEIALDLVELMKGFYSLHPEFEEVPLHIFCESYGGKMAPEFALELWNAKERGEVKSNLTSVALGDPWTSPIDSVLAWGPFLKELGIVDHAGYNAIQEAANFTAQLVEEERWIQATYQWGNTQWEVMKASKGVDFYNVLKETKGGLYQRQKALTTEERIYRTMVKYDIDEDRTQILEDLMRGPVSETLGIPSNVVWGSQSGTTFDIHRTDFMKPVIHIVNELLEKTPLKVGVFSGGLDLICATPGTVNWIAKLDWSRKDEYLAAPRNAITVDRILEGYQKSGGNFTMFWINRSGHMAPADNSAAMSHVLREFTTFG comes from the exons ATGTCGATTTGGCTGGTGACATTACTGGCGTTTTTCGCCGCCTTGGCGCAAG GCAAACCTGGTTATGGACCCGGGGATCAGGACTGGGGCTTCGTGGACGTGCGTCCCGGTGCCCACATGTTCTACTGGCTGTACTACACGACCGCCAATGTTTCGAGCTACACGGAAAGACCCCTAGCCATTTGGCTCCAGGGAGGTCCTGGTGCCTCCTCCACGGGATATGGAAACTTCGAGGAACTTGGACCAGTGGACCTTTATGGCGATTGGCGCAGCTGGACCTGGGTGAAGGACATGAATGTCCTGTTCATCGACAATCCCGTAGGCAGTGGCTTCAGCTACGTGGATAACACGGCGCACTTCACGGCCACCAATAAGGAGATTGCCCTCGACTTGGTGGAGCTGATGAAGGGCTTCTATAGCCTGCACCCGGAATTCGAGGAGGTGCCGCTGCACATCTTCTGCGAGAGTTACGGCGGGAAGATGGCTCCCGAATTCGCCCTGGAATTGTGGAACGCCAAGGAGCGTGGCGAGGTGAAGAGCAACCTCACTTCGGTGGCCCTGGGGGATCCTTGGACATCGCCCATAGACTCTGTGCTGGCCTGGGGACCTTTTCTTAAGGAACTGGGCATTGTGGACCACGCGGGATACAATGCCATTCAGGAGGCGGCCAACTTCACAGCTCAGTTGGTGGAGGAGGAGCGCTGGATCCAGGCCACCTACCAGTGGGGCAACACCCAGTGGGAGGTGATGAAGGCCTCCAAGGGCGTGGACTTCTACAATGTCCTAAAGGAGACGAAGGGCGGTCTCTACCAGAGGCAAAAGGCCTTGACAACCGAAG AACGTATCTATCGCACCATGGTGAAGTACGATATTGATGAGGATCGCACTCAAATTCTGGAGGACCTGATGAGGGGTCCTGTATCGGAAACCCTGGGAATCCCCTCGAATGTCGTCTGGGGATCGCAGAGTGGTACCACCTTCGACATCCACAGAACCGACTTCATGAAACCAGTCATTCACATTG TAAACGAATTGCTGGAGAAGACCCCTCTGAAGGTGGGTGTGTTTTCCGGTGGCCTGGATCTGATCTGTGCGACTCCGGGCACCGTAAACTGGATAGCCAAACTGGACTGGAGCCGCAAGGACGAGTACCTGGCTGCTCCTCGGAACGCCATCACCGTGGACCGCATTTTGGAGGGCTATCAAAAGTCGGGCGGTAACTTTACCATGTTCTGGATCAACCGAAGTGGTCACATGGCTCCGGCGGACAACTCAGCGGCCATGAGTCATGTCCTGCGAGAGTTTACCACCTTTGGGTAG
- the RabX6 gene encoding uncharacterized protein RabX6, whose product MATMRIPKQKVILCGDYGVGKSSLFRRFATNTFVTDTDRKSTLGLDHIDREYSVNEKQIKLQLWDTGGMERVASVTSSYYKFAEGAILVFALDNAASFHSLSQHLLDIVTYAENAKIFICGNKSDLEGREPEVSDEEVEAFCEQCHSLISATYKTSCRNGAGVEEMFRDISRQLVLANRSKMELQALEHKSFQVDTAGNSAAINEEDASSCGC is encoded by the exons ATGGCCACGATGCGCATACCCAAACAGAAGGTGATCCTGTGCGGCGACTACGGAGTGGGCAAGAGCTCCCTGTTCCGGCGATTTGCTACCAACACCTTTGTCACCGATACGGACAGGAAATCCACGCTGGGATTGGACCACATCGATCGGGAATACAGCGTGAACGAGAAGCAGATCAAG CTCCAACTATGGGACACCGGCGGCATGGAGCGCGTGGCCTCTGTGACCTCCTCGTACTACAAATTCGCCGAGGGAGCCATCCTGGTCTTCGCCTTGGACAACGCCGCATCGTTCCACTCGCTGTCGCAGCACTTATTGGACATTGTCACCTACGCGGAGAACGCCAAGATCTTCATCTGCGGCAACAAGAGCGATCTGGAGGGCAGGGAGCCGGAGGTCAGCGACGAGGAGGTTGAGGCCTTCTGCGAACAGTGCCACTCGTTGATTAGTGCCACCTACAAGACATCCTGTCGCAATGGCGCCGGAGTGGAGGAAATGTTCCGCGACATCTCCAGGCAACTGGTCCTTGCCAATCGCTCCAAGATGGAACTGCAGGCCTTGGAGCACAAAAGCTTCCAGGTGGACACGGCCGGCAACAGTGCGGCGATCAACGAGGAGGACGCCTCCTCCTGCGGCTGCTAG
- the Vti1a gene encoding vesicle transport through interaction with t-SNAREs homolog 1A: MSLLEQYEQQYASLIAEITAHIGRLQQQNNNSERHDLCSKIDSSLPEAQELLEQMGLEVRELNPGQRSSFNGKLQVAQAELKRLQAEYRTTKDKQRSQANAFTTLDLGDSYEDVSITTDQRQRLLDNSERIERTGNRLTEGYRVAVETEQLGAQVLNDLHHQRETLQGARARLRETNAELGRASRTLNTMMLRALREKVVLYGVGVCFVVAVGVSLYLTFAPSSTSSVTS; encoded by the exons ATGTCGCTGCTTGAGCAATATGAACAGCAGTATGCTTCGCTCATTGCCGAAATAACGGCCCATATTGGACGTCTGCAGCAGCAAAACAACAACA GCGAACGTCATGATTTGTGTAGCAAGATCGACAGCAGTCTGCCCGAGGCCCAGGAACTGCTGGAGCAGATGGGTCTGGAAGTCAGGGAACTGAATCCTGGCCAGCGGAGCAGCTTCAACGGCAAACTGCAGGTGGCCCAGGCAGAACTAAAGCGCCTGCAGGCGGAGTATAGGACGACCAAGGACAAACAGCGCTCCCAGGCGAATGCATTCACCACACTGGACTTGGGGGACAGCTATGAGGACGTGTCTATCACCACGGATCAACGCCAGCGCCTGTTGGACAACTCAGAGAGGATTGAGAGGACGGGCAACAGGCTAACCGAGGGCTATCGAGTGGCCGTGGAGACGGAGCAGCTTGGCGCCCAGGTGCTTAATGACCTGCACCACCAAAGGGAAACGCTTCAGGGCGCCAGGGCACGTCTTCGGGAGACAAACGCCGAGCTGGGACGAGCTTCTCGCACACTGAACACCATGATGTTAAGAGCCCTGCGCGAGAAGGTCGTCCTGTACGGAGTGGGTGTCTGCTTTGTTGTTGCCGTGGGCGTCAGTCTCTATCTGACCTTCGCACCCAGTTCCACCAGCTCCGTCACATCGTAG
- the LOC108013307 gene encoding mediator of RNA polymerase II transcription subunit 15, whose product MPTIRRCCIIGCLSNSRQHPSMQFFAFPRPENPFHKLWKEACHASLRRIVPFKKPVVCALHFDPSVLGGRRLQSNALPTLRLEVPSNLEAVEQQAMVEEIERSRKCAYINAVVYEWLVRANINPQLRGSITHGMIKDKAENARQVIGSTSFIADNRWLNRFRETHLQGFAQKLASNQLKPLGSSLWIPDIVQDLAHLFPPASAERVAKLEEMPEQYMSYMQQYGEYEEDDDSMDVKEQSYQEQQQQQQHFALQQQHMQQQQQAQMGHPWPPFPGHPGHAPPHPGFASFNDFYFERHQQQMQQQLQQQQMQQQAQFPPTMPPQREPFQPQLPPNVPPQRASPFQPVQLAKRPKMESPDDDEVQEINSSVTSPPLPLAESTLTSKDSRSSSPKEQNNNNSGGRDSASSKENAPKGGGPSGKSTPALSSKGKDSPAPAQPAAKAASAPASPKKIQNGSSSAGSQTNGHTSPEPEDKKTLAMIKELDSYHQALEYLKPLEDFVLFKENFRAIGLLSQLELVLRKGDKATLVEG is encoded by the coding sequence ATGCCGACCATCCGGAGGTGCTGCATCATCGGTTGTCTGTCCAACTCGCGCCAGCACCCGAGCATGCAGTTCTTCGCCTTCCCCCGCCCGGAGAATCCCTTCCACAAGCTGTGGAAGGAGGCGTGCCACGCCTCTCTGAGGCGTATTGTGCCCTTCAAGAAGCCGGTGGTGTGCGCCCTGCACTTTGACCCCAGTGTCCTGGGCGGTAGGAGGCTTCAGTCGAATGCCCTGCCCACGCTGCGCCTGGAGGTTCCCTCCAACCTGGAGGCCGTGGAGCAGCAGGCCATGGTGGAGGAGATCGAGAGGAGCCGCAAGTGCGCCTACATCAATGCAGTCGTCTACGAGTGGCTCGTGAGGGCCAATATCAATCCCCAGCTGCGGGGCAGCATTACTCACGGGATGATCAAGGACAAGGCGGAGAATGCCCGCCAGGTCATCGGGAGCACGTCCTTCATAGCGGACAATCGCTGGCTGAACCGCTTCCGGGAGACGCACCTCCAGGGCTTTGCCCAGAAACTAGCCAGCAATCAGTTGAAGCCTCTGGGATCCTCACTGTGGATTCCGGACATTGTGCAGGACCTGGCCCATCTTTTTCCGCCCGCCAGTGCCGAGAGAGTGGCCAAGCTGGAGGAGATGCCCGAGCAGTATATGAGCTATATGCAGCAGTACGGGGAATACGAGGAGGATGATGACAGTATGGATGTCAAGGAGCAGAGCTaccaggagcagcagcagcaacagcaacactttgccctccagcagcaacatatgcaacagcagcagcaggcccAGATGGGTCACCCTTGGCCACCATTTCCAGGACATCCCGGACATGCACCTCCACATCCCGGTTTTGCCAGCTTCAATGACTTTTATTTCGAGCGTCATCAGCAGCAAATGCAACAGCAactccagcagcagcagatgcaACAGCAGGCGCAGTTCCCACCCACTATGCCGCCGCAAAGGGAACCGTTCCAGCCCCAGTTGCCGCCAAATGTTCCTCCCCAGCGGGCCAGTCCCTTCCAGCCCGTTCAGTTGGCCAAGAGACCCAAAATGGAGTCACCCGATGACGATGAAGTGCAGGAGATCAACTCGTCGGTGACCTCGCCACCACTTCCTCTCGCCGAATCCACCTTGACCAGCAAGGACAGCCGAAGTTCCAGTCCCAAGGAGCAGAATAACAATAATAGCGGGGGCAGGGACAGCGCCAGCAGCAAGGAGAATGCCCCAAAGGGAGGCGGACCCAGCGGCAAGTCCACGCCAGCCCTCTCCTCTAAAGGAAAGGACTCGCCAGCTCCAGCTCAGCCTGCAGCCAAAGCCGCCTCTGCTCCCGCCTCGCCCAAGAAGATCCAGAACGGATCTAGCTCCGCTGGCAGTCAAACCAATGGCCACACATCTCCAGAACCCGAAGATAAAAAAACCTTGGCCATGATCAAGGAGTTGGATAGCTACCACCAGGCTTTGGAGTACCTAAAACCGCTGGAGGACTTTGTGCTCTTCAAGGAGAACTTCCGGGCAATCGGTCTGCTATCCCAGCTGGAATTGGTGCTCCGCAAGGGGGACAAGGCCACGCTGGTCGAGGGTTAA